The nucleotide window GAAAACGCTATTCATTATTATTTTGGCCGTACTAATGGTTCCGGCACAAGTAACAATGATTCCAAACTATCTTATTTTAAAGGAAATTGGTTGGCTAAATTCCTATCAAGGGATGATTATTCCATCAGCTATTAATGCGACTTTCATTTTCATGATGAGACAATTTTTTATTAACTTTCCAAAAGAGCTGGAAGAGGCGGCGACAATGGATGGCCTAGGACGAATGGGTATCTTCTTTAAAATTGTTCTTCCTTTGGCAAAGCCAGCTCTTGCAGCGCAAGCAATCTTTGTGTTTATGGGATTCTGGAACGACTTTATGCGTCCGTTAATCGTGATGACGGATACAGAAATGTTTACTTTACCGCTGGGGCTGAATACGTTTAAAGGACAGTACATCAGCTACTGGAATTTCATTATGGCAGCGTCCATGGTATTCACACTTCCTGTTTTGTTAATTTACGGCTTCTTTAATAAATACTTCGTTAAAGGTGTATCAATGACCGGAGGAAAATGAGGAATCAAAGCGATGTGTACGGATGATACACATCGCTTTTTCGTATGTAAATGCCATATACTTTATCTCAACCATATGATACATTTATACATAATTTGAGTCAGAGGAGCCTTAGCATGACAGAATGGTATTATGATGAACTATTAAACATCGAGACAGAAGAAATACAAGAAGGCTTCCATAAGTCATTTCACTATCATCGCTACGAACCCACGCCTTACAGCGCCTTAGAAACGTTATTTCAATCTTATCGCTTGCAGGCAGAGGATCATGTGGTTGACTTTGGGTGTGGTAAAGGTCGATTGAATTTTTATATTAACTATTGGTTTCATGCAACTGTAATTGGTGTTGAAATGAATGAAGAGTTTTACAATGAAGCAATGGAAAATCGGGAAGGATATTTAGAAATAAGACCTGAGCGAGAAAATCAAATTCAATTTGAGCACTGTTTGGCACAAGACTATAAGATTCAACCAAAAGATAATCGATTTTATTTTTTTAACCCGTTCTCGATTCAAATCTTTATGAATGTAATTAATAATATTTTACGTTCTATTGAAGAACATAACAGAGAAGTGGATGTAATTTTATATTACAGCTCGGAAGACTATATGTATTTTTTAGAAAACCAAACGGCATTTGAACTCATACATGAAGTAACGCTGCCTGGAGAATACGAAAGCAATGCGTTTGAGAAGTTTTTAGTGTATCGCCTTTCTTATTAGGGTTATACGTTCAAGTTGAAAAGCTAATTATACGTAAAAAGGGTGCAGACCATTTTGGCTGCACTTTTTATGTGTGGTCGGCATGCTTCTACCATAATGTAGTCCTGTATATAGGGTATGACATTTGTCATGGGTGTCATATGACATGTATGTCTACAACGAAGAAAGGGTTTTCTTTATAATTTGAGGTAATAACATGAATAAGGGGAAATGAAACATGACAAATAAACAAATGCATTTGCGTAAGCAAGTAGCTCCCTATGAGAAATCGGATATGTGGCATAGTGTGAGACAGCTTTTGAATACGTTGTTACCGTTTGTAGTATTATGGTTTTTGGCTTATAAAAGTCTAGCTGTTTCCTATGCGTTAACACTTCCTATTACAGTTTTGGCGGCAGGATTTTTGGTGCGTGTTTTCATCATTTTCCATGATTGCTGTCACCATTCCTTCTTTAAGAGTCGTCGTGCGAATAAAATTTTAGGAACGATTACAGGAGTATTAACGTTATTTCCATACAATCAATGGCAGCACAGTCATTCTGTGCACCATGCAACAAGTGGCAACCTGGATAAACGCGGTGTTGGTGATATTTGGATGATGACGGTGGATGAGTACATTGCATCTTCGTTTTGGACGCGTGTTGCATATCGTTTATATCGCAATCCGCTTGTTATGTTCGGACTAGGTCCAACGTATATTTTCTTGATTACCAACCGCTTTAACCGAAAAGGCGCGCGCTGGAATGAGCGCTTAAACACATATATAACAAATATTTTGATTGCTGGTATCGTAGCTCTTTTATGCTGGGCAATTGGCTGGCAGGCTTTTTTGCTTGTACAAGGGCCAATTTTCTTAATCTCAGGTGCGGCAGGTATCTGGTTATTCTATGTACAACATACGTTTGAAGATTCTTATTTTGAAGAAGATGAGAATTGGGAATATGTAAAGGCAGCGGTAGAAGGAAGCTCCTTCTATAAGTTACCGAAAATCTTACAATGGTTAACAGGTAATATTGGTTACCATCATGTACATCACTTAAGTCCACGGGTGCCGAATTATAAACTTGAGGCAGCGCATAATCATACAGAACCTTTACAAAATGTGCCGACCATTACCTTGATGACGAGTCTACAATCGTTAAAGTTTCGTTTGTGGGATGAAAACACGAAACAGTTTATGACGTTTAAAGATATTAAAGCAATGCAGAGTTATAAACGAGCAAGTGTTAAGTAAAAACAAAAACATTGGTTTTTAGATGGTAGAGAAGAAAGGGCCATGTGTAGTTGCGTTTAGAGCCTAAGAGAAGCTCGTGCTGGGTGCATGCCTTTCTTTTGCATCTTCATACGGTATGTCAGAGAACGTGATACAATAGAGAAAAGAGTATAAGAGGTTACGTTCATGCTAAAAAAATATATGACCTTTCAAAAAGGCGGGATTTCTCCCTATATATGGACGATTTTATGTATCCTGCCTTTTTATTTTATTTTTCAGCTTTCATCAGTTGTTCAGATTATAATTGGTGTTTTCATTACGATCTTATTTTTCATTTTCTATCGAATTGCCTTAGTGTCAACAGGCTGGCCTGTTTATGTTTGGGCATTTATTTTAATCAGTATTTCTATTACTTCTACAAGTTTGTTCAGCTATGTGTATTTTGCATTTTTTCTCGCTTATTTTATTGGTAACATTGCAGATCGTACTGCCTTTCTCATCATATATTTTGTGCATCTTATTAGTACATCTGTGTCTATTAACTTTAGCATTGTCACACATGATGCGTTATTTTTAAAGCAGTTACCATTTGTTATTATTGTGTGGATTAGCGTAATCTTAATGCCTTTTAATATTCAAAGCAGAAAAGAAAAGGACGAGCTGGAGGAGCGTCTGGAAGATGCTAATAAACGCATTGCAGAGCTTGTAAAGTTAGAGGAACGGCAACGTATTGCTCGTGACTTGCATGATACACTCGGACAAAAGCTTTCATTAATTGGTTTGAAAAGTGATTTGGCACGTAAATTAATTGATAAAGATCCAGAGCAAGCGCGTAACGAACTAAAGGATGTACAACGTACCGCTAGAACT belongs to Ectobacillus sp. JY-23 and includes:
- a CDS encoding carbohydrate ABC transporter permease, with the protein product MKKKTGIGKIVLYTILIIYAVATFIPFLWALSSSFKTLEEIVSGSINFIPKNFTLDNYKQIFIKEELFPRWMFNSVFIAVTGTLLNLLFNSMAGYALARLSFPGKKTLFIIILAVLMVPAQVTMIPNYLILKEIGWLNSYQGMIIPSAINATFIFMMRQFFINFPKELEEAATMDGLGRMGIFFKIVLPLAKPALAAQAIFVFMGFWNDFMRPLIVMTDTEMFTLPLGLNTFKGQYISYWNFIMAASMVFTLPVLLIYGFFNKYFVKGVSMTGGK
- a CDS encoding sensor histidine kinase; translation: MLKKYMTFQKGGISPYIWTILCILPFYFIFQLSSVVQIIIGVFITILFFIFYRIALVSTGWPVYVWAFILISISITSTSLFSYVYFAFFLAYFIGNIADRTAFLIIYFVHLISTSVSINFSIVTHDALFLKQLPFVIIVWISVILMPFNIQSRKEKDELEERLEDANKRIAELVKLEERQRIARDLHDTLGQKLSLIGLKSDLARKLIDKDPEQARNELKDVQRTARTALSEVRKMVSSMRGIRFKDEVQRIKQVLEAAEIRLIYEGTSLKQASLLTENILSMCLKEAVTNIVKHSGASICYITVEQSWKEITLIVRDNGTFKSPTSYGAPGYGISGMRERLEFINGGMEIVTSDGTSLIITVPNDTKQAEKEKFK
- a CDS encoding methyltransferase, with translation MTEWYYDELLNIETEEIQEGFHKSFHYHRYEPTPYSALETLFQSYRLQAEDHVVDFGCGKGRLNFYINYWFHATVIGVEMNEEFYNEAMENREGYLEIRPERENQIQFEHCLAQDYKIQPKDNRFYFFNPFSIQIFMNVINNILRSIEEHNREVDVILYYSSEDYMYFLENQTAFELIHEVTLPGEYESNAFEKFLVYRLSY
- a CDS encoding fatty acid desaturase; protein product: MTNKQMHLRKQVAPYEKSDMWHSVRQLLNTLLPFVVLWFLAYKSLAVSYALTLPITVLAAGFLVRVFIIFHDCCHHSFFKSRRANKILGTITGVLTLFPYNQWQHSHSVHHATSGNLDKRGVGDIWMMTVDEYIASSFWTRVAYRLYRNPLVMFGLGPTYIFLITNRFNRKGARWNERLNTYITNILIAGIVALLCWAIGWQAFLLVQGPIFLISGAAGIWLFYVQHTFEDSYFEEDENWEYVKAAVEGSSFYKLPKILQWLTGNIGYHHVHHLSPRVPNYKLEAAHNHTEPLQNVPTITLMTSLQSLKFRLWDENTKQFMTFKDIKAMQSYKRASVK